Proteins co-encoded in one Sebastes fasciatus isolate fSebFas1 chromosome 11, fSebFas1.pri, whole genome shotgun sequence genomic window:
- the glmna gene encoding glomulin, FKBP associated protein a produces the protein MALEQLSDVVQRCQALPDDGYTTEDHDVFTISGRTCIEEGNSAQVLSIVLDEKNQDIVRCMGWNLLPPLIQVLLKKENEKFSQCLAIFNHLLQTCRPKELLIGLLEQLEQDDPDTIAESLHLLLNPLQKVLLCLGVRKASSLGMTLSSVLDQVAKLPLPYTKEQEEDDVFSLCRCCADLMDFVKPFVHEARQNILNSEAQNENKMAGDQGRVKEDELRTELLKFCMKTLSHPLLEVQLKDPDTLAVSPLRTFATEILNTLGAVGESVPSLVFQPLLKRKQVPGFLEEEVRYPKESLASLAHLVFVHHLAADTFPSVFSPVFSLRCNMEHICLLLSRTEESRIQKGLELYEKSLVRVEDGGLSADLLEIKSFLTVPQNLVKVMTLCPSHDLRTRGLKVLQLSIDKFDTEAKYNFFKYMLQTSKHSGVEGYVIKNIKNQIDIALQPGNSNLWFEGAHLLPLLRKVLSLPDGPETDLLNYLDRIMESLNLLRYLIIRDKVTQNQTGIWTELYKIEDTFLKPLRVGVNMSRAHYERELHDTMETKKGKAKEASVVSVSVGDEKLPGMTSESQIQALHSALHTFDMIESVLVRIEELTEVKESL, from the exons ATGGCTCTGGAGCAGCTCAGTGATGTGGTCCAGAGATGT CAAGCCCTCCCTGATGACGGCTACACCACCGAGGACCACGACGTGTTCACGATTTCTGGGCGGACCTGCATCGAGGAGGGAAACAGTGCACAGGTCCTCAGTATTGTCCTGGATGAAAAGAATCAG GACATAGTGAGATGTATGGGCTGGAATCTGCTGCCTCCACTGATCCAGGTTCTGCTGAAGAAAGAAAACGAGAAGTTCTCTCAATGCCTCGCCATTTTCAACCACCTGCTACAG ACCTGCAGACCCAAAGAGCTGCTGATCGGcctgttggagcagctggaGCAGGATGACCCCGACACCATCGCAGAGAGCCTCCATCTGCTGTTGAACCCTCTACAGAAAG TGTTGCTGTGTCTGGGCGTCCGTAAGGCGTCGTCACTCGGCATGACCCTGTCCTCCGTGCTGGACCAGGTGGCCAAACTGCCTCTACCTTACACCAAGGAGCAAGAGGAGGACGACGTCTTCTCGCTTTGTCGCTGCTGCGCTGATCTGATGGACTTTGTCAAGCCTTTTGTCCACGAGGCCAGGCAAAACATCCTGAACAGCGAGGCGCAAAATGAGAACAAGATGGCGGGTGACCAGGGCAGGGTGAAAGAGGACGAGCTGCGGACAGAACTGCTGAAGTT CTGTATGAAGACACTGAGTCACCCTCTGTTGGAGGTGCAACTCAAGGATCCAGACACTCTGGCCGTGTCTCCCCTCAGGACTTTTGCCACAGAGATTTTG AACACCCTCGGTGCTGTCGGAGAGTCCGTCCCCAGTCTTGTGTTCCAGCCTCTGTTGAAGAGAAAACAGGTTCCAGGCtttctggaggaggaggtgcgTTACCCGAAAGAGTCTTTGGCCAGCCTGGCTCACCTGGTGTTTGTCCATCACCTGGCCGCTGATACTTTCCCCAGTGTTTTCAG ccCCGTGTTCAGTCTCCGGTGTAATATGGAGCACATTTGCCTCCTCTTGTCCAG AACTGAGGAGTCCAGGATTCAGAAAGGACTG GAGCTGTATGAGAAGAGTCTGGTGCGCGTGGAGGACGGCGGTCTGTCGGCAGATCTGCTGGAGATCAAATCCTTCCTCACAGTCCCTCAG AACTTGGTGAAGGTCATGACGTTGTGTCCGAGCCATGATTTG AGAACCAGAGGTCTGAAGGTGTTGCAGCTGAGCATCGACAAGTTTGACACTGAAGCCAAGTACAACTTTTTCAA ATACATGCTGCAAACCAGCAAGCACTCAGGAGTCGAAGGCTACGTCATCAAAAACATCAAGAATCAGATCGACATTGCCCTGCAG CCAGGTAACAGTAACCTCTGGTTCGAGGGAGCTCACCTGCTGCCTTTGCTGCGTAAAGTTCTCAGTCTGCCAGACGGCCCAGAGACCGACCTCCTGAACTACCTGGACAG AATCATGGAGTCTCTGAACCTGCTGCGGTACCTCATCATCAGAGACAAAGTGACGCAGAACCAG ACAGGGATCTGGACAGAGCTGTATAAAATAGAAGATACGTTCCTGAAGCCGCTGCGTGTTGGAGTGAACATGTCGAGAGCTCACTACGAGAGGGAGCTCCACGACACCATGGAGACCAAGAAGGGCAAGGCCAAAG AAGCGTCTGTGGTTTCTGTGTCCGTCGGCGACGAGAAGCTGCCCGGCATGACATCAGAGTCACAGATTCAG GCTCTGCACTCGGCGCTGCACACGTTCGACATGATCGAGAGTGTGTTGGTGCGAATAGAGGAACTCACCGAGGTGAAGGAAAGTCTTTAG
- the rpap2 gene encoding putative RNA polymerase II subunit B1 CTD phosphatase rpap2, translating into MATEERSRSGVSGKTSKKDGKGVKEPTAEEEARRREIVMEKLREKLDLEQIALKVVERLLEDSVAEDFLVDCARFIVPANYKDTVEERFIAKLCGYPICSKKLGKIPTQKFKISTKTNKVYDITERKCYCSNFCYKASREFELQISNTPLWLRQHESPPEIILMKKGNGGSSGEEVRLLERRLEEDDVENPEDPHSSQQGSAAAGLGHSESSDTEQEQDFVSSVVSQRQGPRVHWGDLPKRTDGDTKGDRGKMERRKKQRRDGGEKEAEGRQSRGAESEGKMREDENQQESLPCETEVGTDAEKRLHAFNTDKPNGEQAPEEKGLPCESSLEEATAKLNLYNLSETVTHSAPPPVDSTATQAEHTHLLTSPPCEDSNSSTESKLSSTSINTNQDGHDAASTSQPGLNITQVGMSKRGAAGLRDLLKNHTAGAKPDSFRLNLLECLRRTLKDWSTDETLKFLYGVEHSLSSPFTDVKEEKEVEELDEDDFEDEVTDEDAEGVDAGVQKQPSAAAPDYRTLQQETQQLDLRIREFYKGTWILPEEVEEPQGNKVTVQDQSTKDPALPLVDSHAQHLIQKRITVEKLTSCLRNIVGPLRLTMSDVSTDLNNLVKTFRFTNTNIIHKTPEWTLLAVVLLHLLSAVSPVVREAFETPASAKYLNSLMEELGLQELDLLNLVRLFKTPAP; encoded by the exons ATGGCGACGGAGGAGAGAAGTCGGAGCGGAGTCTCCggtaaaacatctaaaaaag ATGGGAAAGGCGTCAAAGAACCGACTGCTGAAGAAGAAGCGAGAAG GAGGGAGATAGTGATGGAGAAGTTAAGGGAGAAGTTGGACCTGGAGCAGATAGCCCTGAAGGTGGTGGAGCGTCTCCTGGAGGACAGTGTGGCTGAAGACTTCCTGGTTGACTGT GCGAGGTTTATCGTTCCTGCTAATTACAAAGATACTGTGGAGGAGAGATTCATTGCTAAACTGTGTGGTTATCCCATATGTTCAAAAAAACTGGGCAAG ATCCCAACTCAAAAGTTTAAAATTTCTACTAAAACCAATAAGGTGTACGACATCACGGAGCGCAAG TGTTATTGTAGTAACTTCTGCTACAAAGCTTCCAGAGAGTTTGAGCTACAAATCTCGAATACACCTCTTTGGCTCAGGCAGCATGAGAG TCCTCCAGAAATTATATTAATGAAGAAAGGAAATGG CGGGAGTTCTGGTGAGGAGGTGAGACTGTTGGAGAGGCGTCTCGAAGAGGACGACGTCGAGAACCCGGAGGACCCTCACAGCTCTCAGCAGGGTTCTGCTGCAGCCGGCCTCGGCCACAGTGAAAGCAGCGACACTGAACAGGAGCAGGACTTTGTCTCCAGCGTGGTTTCCCAGCGGCAGGGACCCAGGGTGCACTGGGGCGACCTGCCTAAACGCACAGATGGAGACACGAAAGGGGATCGAGGGAAGATGGAGAGGCGAAAGAAacagaggagagatggaggtgaAAAGGAGGCTGAGGGTCGTCAAAGTCGGGGCGCAGAGAGCGAGGGGAAAATGAGAGAAGATGAGAATCAACAGGAGTCACTTCCTTGTGAAACAGAAGTTGGAACTGACGCTGAAAAGAGGCTGCACGCATTCAACACAGACAAACCTAACGGAGAGCAGGCGCCAGAGGAGAAAGGCCTGCCATGCGAATCCAGCCTGGAAGAGGCTACAGCTAAGCTGAATTTGTACAATTTATCTGAGACAGTCACTCACTCTGCTCCGCCGCCTGTTGACTCAACAGCCACACAAGCAGAACACACACATCTACTCACTTCTCCACCATGTGAAGACTCAAACAGCTCGACAGAAAGCAAACTCTCTTCAACCTCGATCAACACGAATCAGGACGGCCACGACGCGGCATCGACTAGCCAGCCGGGCCTCAACATCACCCAGGTGGGTATGAGCAAGAGAGGGGCAGCGGGGCTACGAGATCTACTCAAGAACCACACTGCTGGAGCAAAACCTGACTCCTTTCGGCTGAATCTCCTCGAGTGCCTGAGAAGAACGTTGAAGGACTGGAGCACCGACGAGACCCTGAAGTTCCTGTATGGTGTCGAACATTCACTCAGCTCGCCTTTCACTGAtgttaaagaagaaaaagaggtggaggagctggaTGAAGACGACTTTGAGGATGAGGTGACCGATGAGGATGCAGAAGGGGTCGATGCCGGGGTGCAGAAGCAACCGTCTGCCGCAGCTCCAGACTACCGGACGCTGCAGCAGGAGACTCAGCAGCTGGACCTGAGAATCAGGGAGTTTTATAAGGGGACCTGGATTCTACCTGAGGAGGTAGAGGAGCCGCAGGGAAACAAG GTGACAGTCCAGGACCAGAGCACAAAGGACCCAGCTCTGCCGCTCGTTGACTCTCACGCTCAGCACCTCATCCAGAAAAGAATCACAGTGGAGAAGCTCAccagctg CCTCAGAAACATCGTCGGTCCTCTGCGTCTCACCATGAGCGACGTCTCCACTGACCTGAACAACCTGGTCAAGACATTCAG GTTCACCAACACAAACATCATCCACAAAACTCCAGAGTGGACCCTCTTAGCCGTCGTGCTTCTCCATCT GTTGTCGGCGGTGTCTCCGGTGGTGCGAGAAGCCTTTGAGACGCCGGCATCAGCCAAGTATTTGAACTCACTGATGGAGGAGCTCGGCCTGCAGGAGCTGGACCTTCTGAACTTGGTCCGGCTGTTTAAAACCCCGgcaccctga